One part of the Carassius gibelio isolate Cgi1373 ecotype wild population from Czech Republic chromosome B6, carGib1.2-hapl.c, whole genome shotgun sequence genome encodes these proteins:
- the LOC127960125 gene encoding transcription factor Sp7-like, translating into MAASILEEETRYGSSPLAMLTATCNKFGNTSPVRDSATPGKTGSTVPVKKAYSMTSELQSPKNNVRGNEGIADSYSGSFSSAGGLLTPTGSPPPAPTGAYGSEYNPFSSFQTSSASQDPSLLGTKATADCLTSVNTYLDMTHPYGSWYKGIHPGITAAPANATSSWWDVHTNSNWLSAGQPQSESLQPVAPQASLNSQMPSYAPDFTSLNPAPYPSVGLSSLQSSQHMLPQDMYKPKPIPTSGILDNSMGLKPARGSPGYTGGSTTGRSSCDCPNCQELERLGASAASLRKKPVHSCHIPGCGKVYGKASHLKAHLRWHTGERPFVCNWLFCGKRFTRSDELERHVRTHTREKKFTCLLCNKRFTRSDHLSKHQKTHTEASLQGKGPEEETDPRGTEESADSGKVAPQGPAGGMQDPTVGGDEKSSTGNGVDGSSGLLEI; encoded by the exons ATGGCCGCGTCGATTCTGGAG GAGGAAACACGTTATGGATCCAGTCCCTTGGCTATGCTAACCGCAACCTGCAACAAGTTTGGAAACACCAGTCCAGTCCGAGATTCCGCCACACCTGGTAAAACGGGAAGCACGGTACCAGTTAAGAAAGCCTACAGCATGACCTCTGAACTCCAGAGCCCTAAGAATAATGTGCGAGGCAATGAGGGCATCGCGGACTCTTACAGCGGCTCCTTCAGCTCCGCCGGGGGTTTGCTCACCCCAACCGGCAGCCCTCCTCCTGCTCCCACGGGAGCGTACGGCTCCGAATACAACCCGTTCTCCAGTTTCCAAACCTCTAGTGCCTCTCAAGACCCTTCGCTCCTGGGGACCAAAGCCACCGCGGACTGCCTGACCAGCGTCAACACCTACTTGGACATGACGCATCCCTACGGCTCCTGGTACAAGGGCATCCATCCCGGAATCACGGCTGCTCCTGCGAACGCAACATCTTCTTGGTGGGACGTCCACACCAACTCAAACTGGCTAAGCGCAGGACAACCTCAATCCGAGAGCCTCCAACCGGTTGCACCTCAAGCATCCCTCAATTCCCAGATGCCTAGTTACGCTCCTGATTTTACATCTTTAAATCCTGCGCCATATCCGTCCGTAGGCTTGAGCTCGCTCCAGTCCTCACAGCACATGCTCCCTCAGGACATGTACAAGCCCAAACCCATCCCAACTTCTGGAATCCTGGACAATTCCATGGGGCTCAAACCGGCTCGGGGATCTCCCGGATACACCGGTGGATCTACCACCGGAAGGTCTTCTTGCGATTGCCCAAATTGCCAAGAGTTGGAGAGGCTTGGTGCCTCGGCCGCATCCCTGCGCAAGAAACCCGTCCACAGCTGCCACATTCCCGGCTGTGGGAAGGTTTATGGCAAGGCTTCGCACCTCAAAGCCCACCTGCGTTGGCACACGGGCGAACGACCGTTCGTCTGCAACTGGCTCTTCTGCGGGAAGCGGTTCACTCGCTCCGACGAGCTGGAGCGCCACGTCCGCACGCACACGCGAGAAAAGAAGTTCACGTGTCTCCTGTGCAACAAGCGCTTCACGAGGAGCGACCATCTCAGCAAACATCAGAAAACCCACACGGAAGCCAGTCTTCAAGGGAAGGGTCCGGAAGAGGAGACAGATCCCAGAGGAACCGAGGAATCAGCGGATTCCGGTAAAGTGGCTCCTCAGGGGCCCGCGGGTGGCATGCAGGACCCAACAGTTGGTGGAGATGAAAAGAGCAGCACAGGGAACGGTGTGGACGGCAGCAGTGGGCTGCTGGAGATATAA